Proteins from a genomic interval of Ramlibacter algicola:
- a CDS encoding SDR family NAD(P)-dependent oxidoreductase yields MALDFKGRVAIVTGAGGGLGREHALALAARGARVLVNDLGGAVDGSGGSSAAAQAVVDEIRRGGGEAIANGASVTDPVAVQAMVQQAVGAWGRVDIVVNNAGILRDKTFAKMDLADFRLVLDVHLMGAVHVTKAAWPHMVAAKYGRVVMTTSSSGLYGNFGQSNYGAAKMALVGLMQTLALEGEKHGIRVNCLAPTATTRMTEHLFPADMLDSFGPKSVVPAMLVLASEQAPTRTVLCAGAGAFEAAHITLTQGTYVGTGPDADEQLAAALDRVRDRDGESVPPNGSAQGANEFRLAKAGR; encoded by the coding sequence ATGGCATTGGATTTCAAGGGCCGCGTGGCCATCGTGACGGGCGCGGGCGGCGGCCTCGGGCGTGAACATGCACTCGCCCTGGCGGCGCGCGGAGCCCGCGTGCTGGTCAATGACCTGGGCGGCGCCGTCGACGGTTCCGGCGGGTCGTCCGCGGCGGCGCAGGCGGTGGTGGACGAGATCCGCCGTGGGGGCGGCGAGGCCATCGCCAACGGCGCGTCGGTCACCGATCCCGTGGCCGTGCAGGCCATGGTGCAGCAGGCGGTGGGCGCCTGGGGCCGCGTCGACATCGTCGTCAACAATGCGGGCATCCTGCGCGACAAGACGTTCGCCAAGATGGACCTGGCCGACTTCCGCCTGGTGCTGGACGTGCACCTGATGGGCGCCGTGCACGTCACCAAGGCCGCGTGGCCGCACATGGTGGCGGCCAAGTACGGCCGCGTCGTGATGACGACATCGTCCAGCGGCCTGTACGGCAACTTCGGCCAGAGCAACTACGGCGCCGCCAAGATGGCGCTGGTCGGGCTGATGCAGACGCTGGCGCTGGAAGGCGAGAAGCACGGCATCCGCGTCAACTGCCTGGCGCCCACGGCGACCACCCGGATGACCGAGCACCTGTTCCCGGCCGACATGCTGGACTCGTTCGGGCCGAAGTCCGTCGTGCCCGCCATGCTGGTGCTGGCCTCCGAGCAGGCGCCCACGCGCACCGTGCTGTGCGCGGGCGCAGGCGCTTTCGAGGCCGCGCACATCACGCTGACGCAGGGCACGTACGTCGGCACGGGGCCGGATGCGGACGAGCAACTGGCGGCGGCGCTCGATCGCGTGCGAGACCGCGACGGCGAAAGCGTGCCGCCGAACGGCTCGGCGCAGGGGGCGAACGAGTTCAGGCTGGCGAAAGCCGGGCGCTAG
- a CDS encoding RcnB family protein → MHQKTIRRAVLVLLAASLAGGPAFADKPEWAGKGGQGNKHKGKGKDDDHGKGRNEDRRDARVGRYFNDRDRKVVAGYYEHEYHGNGKKCPPGLAKKNNGCMPPGQAKKYAIGQPLPAGVVYYPVPQPVLLQLPPPPSGHKYVRVAADILLIAVGTSMVVDAMGDLLR, encoded by the coding sequence ATGCACCAGAAGACCATCCGCCGCGCCGTCCTCGTCCTGCTCGCCGCGTCGCTCGCCGGCGGCCCGGCCTTTGCCGACAAGCCCGAGTGGGCCGGCAAGGGCGGCCAGGGCAACAAGCACAAGGGCAAGGGCAAGGACGACGACCACGGCAAGGGCCGCAACGAGGACCGCCGCGACGCGCGCGTCGGCCGCTATTTCAACGACCGCGACCGCAAGGTCGTCGCCGGCTACTACGAGCACGAGTACCACGGCAATGGCAAGAAGTGCCCGCCCGGACTGGCGAAGAAGAACAACGGCTGCATGCCCCCCGGCCAGGCCAAGAAATACGCCATCGGCCAGCCGCTGCCCGCGGGCGTCGTGTACTACCCGGTGCCGCAGCCGGTGCTGCTGCAACTGCCCCCGCCGCCGTCCGGCCACAAGTACGTGCGCGTGGCCGCCGACATCCTGTTGATCGCGGTGGGCACGTCGATGGTGGTGGATGCGATGGGCGACCTGCTGCGTTGA